The Mastomys coucha isolate ucsf_1 unplaced genomic scaffold, UCSF_Mcou_1 pScaffold14, whole genome shotgun sequence genome window below encodes:
- the Gpr63 gene encoding probable G-protein coupled receptor 63, which yields MVVSGVLTAPAVLTAPHPGASNTTFVVYENSHVNITAPLPFQHPSPGPLLRYSLETMTSTGFSSLAVNSTAVTPTPAVFKSLNLALQIILSAIMIFILFVSFLGNLVVCLMVYQKAAMRSAINILLASLAFADMLLAVLNMPFALVTILTTRWIFGKFFCRLSAMFFWLFAIEGVAILLIISIDRFLIIVQRQDKLNPYRAKVLIAVSWATALSVAFPLAVGNPDLQIPSRAPQCVFGYTTNSGYQAYVILISLISFFIPFLVILYSFMGILNTLRHNALRIHSYPEGICLSQASKLGLMSLQRPFQMSIDMGFKTRAFTTILILFAVFIVCWAPFTTYSLVATFSKHFYYQHNFFEISTWLLWLCYLKSALNPLIYYWRIKKFHDACLDMMPKSFKFLPRLPGHTRRRIRPSAVYVCAEHRTVL from the coding sequence ATGGTTGTCTCGGGAGTGTTGACCGCTCCGGCAGTGTTGACTGCACCCCATCCTGGAGCATCCAACACGACATTTGTAGTCTATGAAAACTCCCATGTGAATATTACGGCCCCTCTACCATTTCAGCATCCTAGCCCTGGTCCACTGCTTAGATACAGTCTTGAAACCATGACTAGCACTGGCTTTAGTTCCTTAGCAGTGAACAGCACAGCTGTGACCCCAACACCAGCAGTTTTTAAGAGCTTAAACTTAGCTCTGCAGATTATCCTTTCGGCTATCATGATATTTATTCTGTTTGTATCTTTCCTTGGAAACTTGGTTGTTTGCCTCATGGTTTACCAGAAAGCTGCCATGCGTTCTGCGATTAACATCCTTCTTGCCAGCCTGGCTTTTGCAGACATGCTGCTTGCAGTGCTGAACATGCCCTTTGCCCTGGTAACTATTCTTACTACCAGATGGATATTTGGGAAGTTCTTCTGCCGGTTGTCTGCTATGTTCTTCTGGTTGTTTGCGATAGAGGGAGTGGCCATCCTGCTCATTATTAGTATCGATAGGTTCCTGATTATAGTTCAGAGGCAAGATAAGCTAAATCCGTACAGGGCTAAGGTCCTCATTGCAGTCTCCTGGGCAACTGCTCTTTCTGTAGCTTTTCCTTTGGCTGTGGGAAACCCTGATCTGCAAATACCTTCCAGAGCCCCACAGTGTGTGTTTGGGTACACAACCAATTCCGGATACCAGGCTTATGTGATTTTGATTTCACTCATTTCCTTCTTTATACCTTTCCTGGTGATATTATATTCATTCATGGGCATCCTCAACACCCTTCGGCACAATGCCTTGAGGATTCATAGCTACCCAGAAGGGATATGCCTTAGCCAGGCCAGCAAACTCGGTCTCATGAGTCTACAGAGGCCCTTCCAAATGAGCATCGACATGGGCTTTAAAACACGTGCCTTCACCACCATTCTGATCCTCTTTGCCGTTTTCATTGTCTGCTGGGCCCCGTTCACCACCTATAGCCTTGTGGCTACCTTCAGTAAGCACTTCTACTATCAGCACAACTTCTTTGAGATTAGCACCTGGCTATTGTGGCTCTGCTACCTCAAGTCTGCACTGAACCCACTGATATACTACTGGAGGATTAAGAAGTTCCATGATGCCTGCTTGGATATGATGCCCAAGTCCTTCAAGTTCTTGCCACGGCTCCCTGGTCACACAAGGCGACGGATTCGCCCTAGTGCCGTCTACGTGTGTGCGGAACATCGGACGGTGTTGTGA